In Ailuropoda melanoleuca isolate Jingjing chromosome 7, ASM200744v2, whole genome shotgun sequence, one genomic interval encodes:
- the SLC25A15 gene encoding mitochondrial ornithine transporter 1 — protein MKSSPAIQAAIDLTAGAAGGTACVLTGQPFDTLKVKMQTFPSLYRGLTDCCLKTYSQVGFRGFYKGTSPALIANIAENSVLFMCYGFCQQVVRKVAGLEKQARLSDLQNAAAGSFASAFAALVLCPTELVKCRLQTMYEMESSGKIARSQNTVWSMVKTVLRKDGPLGFYHGLSSTLLREVPGYFFFFGGYELSRSFFASGRSKDELGPVPLMLSGGVGGICLWLAVYPVDCVKSRIQVLSMSGKQAGFIGTVISIVRNEGITALYSGLKPTMIRAFPANGALFLAYEYSRKLMMSQFEAY, from the exons GGGGCACGGCATGTGTACTGACCGGGCAGCCCTTTGACACCTTGAAAGTGAAGATGCAGACATTCCCCAGCCTGTACCGGGGCCTCACCGACTGCTGCCTGAAGACCTACTCCCAGGTGGGCTTCCGCGGCTTCTACAAGGGGACCAGCCCAGCGCTGATCGCCAACATTGCCGAGAACTCCGTCCTCTTCATGTGCTATGGCTTCTGCCAGCAGGTGGTGCGGAAAGTGGCTGGATTGGAAAAGCAGGCCAGGCTGAG TGATCTGCAGAATGCGGCCGCGGGTTCCTTCGCCTCTGCCTTTGCCGCCCTGGTGCTCTGCCCCACTGAGCTTGTCAAGTGCCGGCTACAGACCATGTATGAGATGGAGTCATCAGGAAAGATAGCCAGAAGCCAGAA CACCGTCTGGTCCATGGTGAAGACCGTCCTCAGGAAGGACGGCCCCTTGGGCTTCTACCATGGCCTCTCCAGCACCTTACTCCGAGAGGTGCCCggctatttcttcttctttggtgGCTACGAACTGAGCAGGTCGTTTTTTGCATCAGGGAGATCGAAGGATGAACTAG GCCCTGTCCCTTTGATGTTAAGCGGTGGAGTTGGtggaatctgcctttggcttgctGTTTACCCAGTGGATTGCGTCAAATCCAGAATTCAAGTTCTTTCTATGTCTGGAAAGCAGGCAGGATTTATCGGAACCGTTATAAGCATTGTGAGAAATGAAG GAATAACGGCCTTATATTCTGGACTGAAACCTACTATGATTCGAGCGTTCCCTGCCAATGGGGCACTCTTTTTGGCCTACGAATACAGCAGGAAGCTGATGATGAGCCAGTTTGAAGCATACTGA